One stretch of Solenopsis invicta isolate M01_SB chromosome 16, UNIL_Sinv_3.0, whole genome shotgun sequence DNA includes these proteins:
- the LOC105193755 gene encoding DNA repair protein complementing XP-G cells, protein MGVYGLWKLLEASGKPVPLESLEGKVLAIDVSIWIYQILQGYQDRHGTPRPNAHLLGLFTRICKLLYYKIKPVFVFDGGVPMLKKNTIALRRKQKSIATSKAQKMKADLINNLIKHSVVKTVLNKDQNSKDQNSEAIQITMNMQTKRSDQDMFALPDMPGISDIQNYVDDDQHDSDTIVQLSPRKQSKWIGNIHNVDVTSSEFKALPADVRYDILTDLKETRKQNSWGRLHEMPQESQEFSGFQLKRLLKRRHVQTSLESAEKEMGGKTLTLEELDKLLTEQGVDTKGRDAAFRIAADDTTRLIYISDKNLLTTKSVANEPEGRSADTNEQVEPIAGPSNPTSIVENIDEYELNDSDSEADVSIYDDSLSIAENINEYKLDDSDVEVDVPIYNDSLLIAENINEYTFDSDCESENNINESLTLSGKSTMNPALTYMLEYSGLSQNQIMHVIKRNKDESHKTTSKNIKATVNDICTELTQVTQPMDDSTMLTIPENCEQVLKSVQPQSTKDIYTPKENKAVELIMPNPDNVTKLLESDVKISNVTTTSDTSNLNKEIIFEERSAANAFSSKSNDIAQIDTSDSDSDDFIEIQDVPIYDMNISRNTTEKKNIEITFKSDKKLEDDMFADIFEKVNKEEVISISKEQEQFVNTANNKCPTQLISKHSNNLKDSFLDTIAEESIEKETNIELPENTQQDEYLSKNISSTDEDKIHDVQNLNKLSEQDDTDTPTQINPLDECIQEKPVERVLPINEEDLMELKGQLEDEQEELAKDIGKLERQATNISDQIRTDAQELLRLFGIPYIVAPMEAEAQCAYLEQIKLTNGTITDDSDIWLFGGQCVYKNFFNQNKKVLQFRSCDIQHHFKLSRNQLIQLALLVGSDYTTGVTGVGPVTALEILAAFPADGDNVLYGLHNFCSWIKKGMVATPGKTGLRNKLRSMKLNRDFPNQAVVQAYLFPTVDESKETFTWGKPNVVLLCDYARQKFGWTKGKFDDTMIPILRRMEENKNQKLLDMYFKAKASPRSIEPNLSKRVQKALRRLNNDDMDTDSNVDDEPRIKKSKKSSNVQKSSDGKNSIIELETSVQESIPSIKTSTIPEKSIKAVKKEYTKEYIPQREKDKACALERKLHAIEIFRKSKQGLDKTKKVKCKVRKIKEQAELSESDSN, encoded by the exons ATGGGAGTATATGGCTTGTGGAAGTTGCTCGAGGCATCCGGAAAACCGGTACCCCTGGAAAGCCTCGAGGGCAAGGTCTTGGCGATCG ATGTATCGATATGGATATACCAAATATTGCAAGGATACCAAGATCGTCATGGTACCCCTAGACCTAATGCCCATTTGCTTGGATTATTTACTAGAATATGCAAACTCCTATATTACAAAATCAAGCCTGTATTCGTCTTTGATGGAGGTGTACCCATGcttaagaaaaatacaatt GCCTTGCGCAGGAAGCAGAAATCTATTGCCACAAGTAAGGCGCAAAAGATGAAGGCGGATTTGATAAACAACTTGATAAAGCACAGCGTTGTAAAAACTGTTCTTAACAAGGATCAAAATTCCAAGGATCAAAATAGCGAGGCGATACAAATAACAATGAATATGCAAACCAAACGTTCCGATCAAGATATGTTTGCTCTGCCTGATATGCCTGGTATCAGTGATATACAGAATTATGTCGATGACGATCAACACGATTCTGACACTATTGTCCAACTGAGTCCACGAAAACAGTCTAAATGGATAGGCAATATACATAATGTTGACGTAACGAGCAGCGAATTTAAAGCGTTACCTGCAGACGTTCGTTACGATATACTCACTGATCTTAAAGAAACGAGAAAACAAAATTCCTGGGGCCGCTTGCATGAAATGCCACAA GAATCGCAAGAGTTCTCAGGCTTCCAATTGAAACGTTTACTTAAACGTAGACACGTGCAAACGTCTTTAGAATCTGCTGAGAAGGAAATGGGTGGAAAGACACTGACATTAGAGGAGTTGGACAAACTGTTGACTGAACAAGGTGTTGATACAAAGGGCAGAGACGCGGCTTTTCGTATAGCCGCGGATGATACAACCAGATTGATTTACATCTCTG ACAAGAATTTGTTAACAACAAAATCTGTTGCAAACGAACCAGAGGGTAGAAGTGCGGATACAAATGAACAAGTTGAACCTATTGCTGGTCCAAGTAATCCCACGTCAATTGTAGAAAACATTGATGAATATGAATTAAATGATTCCGACAGTGAAGCCGATGTATCAATCTATGATGATTCTTTATCCATTGCAGAAAACATTAATGAGTATAAATTGGACGATTCTGATGTTGAGGTCGATGTACCAATCTATAACGACTCTCTACTTATCGCAGAAAACATAAACGAATACACGTTTGATAGCGATTgtgaatctgaaaataatataaacgaaTCATTGACATTATCGGGGAAGAGCACGATGAATCCTGCATTAACATACATGTTAGAATATAGTGGTTTGTCTCAAAATCAGATTATGCATGTTATTAAACGTAACAAGGATGAAAGTCATAAAACTAcgagcaagaatataaaagcaACCGTAAACGATATTTGTACTGAATTAACACAAGTTACACAACCAATGGATGATAGCACGATGTTAACAATTCCTGAAAATTGTGAGCAAGTTTTGAAATCTGTACAACCGCAGAGTACGAAGGATATATACACGCCCAAAGAGAATAAGGCTGTTGAATTAATTATGCCTAATCCAGATAATGTCACTAAACTATTGGAAAGTGATGTCAAGATTTCAAATGTCACTACCACATCTGACacttcaaatttaaacaaagaaataatatttgagGAGCGTTCTGCTGCAAATGCTTTCTCCTCCAAATCTAACGATATAGCGCAAATAGATACGTCAGATTCTGATTCCGATGATTTCATCGAAATTCAAGATGTACCGATATATGATATGAATATTTCAAGGAACActacggagaaaaaaaatatcgagataACTTTTAAATCGGATAAAAAACTAGAGGACGATATGTTTGCcgatatatttgaaaaagttaataaagaagAAGTTATATCGATAAGTAAAGAGCAAGAACAGTTTGTCAATACAGCAAACAATAAATGTCCAACACAATTGATTTCTAAACacagtaataatttaaaagatagtTTCTTAGATACTATAGCTGAAGAATCAATCGAGAAAGAAACCAATATTGAATTGCCAGAAAATACTCAGCAAGACGAATACTTGAGCAAGAATATTTCGTCGACTGACGAAGATAAAATACATGACGTCCaaaacttgaataaattatCAGAGCAAGATGATACAGATACGCCTACTCAAATTAATCCTCTTGATGAATGTATACAGGAGAAGCCAGTAGAGAGAGTGTTACCTATTAACGAAGAAGATTTGATGGAATTGAAG gGACAATTAGAAGATGAGCAAGAAGAACTGGCAAAAGACATTGGCAAACTCGAGAGACAAGCTACCAATATTTCTGACCAAATAAGAACCGATGCACAG gAGCTATTACGTTTGTTCGGCATACCGTATATAGTAGCTCCCATGGAAGCGGAAGCCCAGTGTGCATATTTGGAGCAAATTAAATTAACCAACGGCACAATTACTGATGATTCTGATATCTGGCTTTTTGGAGGTCAATGtgtatacaagaatttttttaatcaaaacaaaaaagtaTTACAATTTCGTTCCTGTGATATTCAACATCATTTTA AACTCAGCCGCAATCAATTGATACAATTGGCCCTTTTGGTTGGCAGCGATTATACCACAGGGGTGACTGGCGTTGGACCAGTTACCGCGCTAGAAATATTAGCCGCATTTCCTGCCGATGGAGACAATGTGTTATATgggttacataatttttgttcaTGGATAAAGAAGGGAATGGTTGCTACTCCTGGGAAAACAGGCTTACGCAATAAATTGCGAAGCATGAAATTGAACAGAG ATTTCCCAAATCAAGCGGTTGTCCAAGCGTATCTCTTTCCCACGGTCGACGAATCAAAGGAAACTTTTACCTGGGGTAAGCCGAACGTTGTGCTACTTTGCGACTACGCTAGGCAGAAATTTGGATGGACAAAGGGCAAATTCGACGACACGATGATTCCGATATTGAGAAGAATGGAAGAAAATaagaatcaaaaattattagatatgtATTTCAAAGCGAAAGCGTCTCCGCGTTCTATCGAACCAAACTTGAGTAAAAGAGTACAGAAGGCTTTGCGCAGATTAAATAATGACGATATGGACACGGACAGTAACGTAGATGACGAACCTCGAATTAAGAAAAGCAAAAAAAGCAGTAATGttcaaaaatcgagcgatgGAAAGAATTCAATTATCGAACTTGAGACATCGGTTCAAGAGAGTATCCCGTCTATTAAAACAAGTACTATCCCCGAGAAATCTATTAAAGCCGTTAAAAAGGAATATACTAAGGAATATATACCACAACGAGAAAAAGATAAGGCATGCGCGTTAGAAAGAAAATTGCACGCtatagaaatatttagaaaatcgaAACAAGGCCTGGACAAAACGAAAAAAGTCAAATGCAAGGTACGAAAAATCAAAGAACAGGCAGAATTATCGGAAAGTGATAGCAACTAG
- the LOC105196101 gene encoding suppressor of hairless protein, whose translation MPHQFGLPTMAHGMQSPPSPTSVMSVYPRFGGSGIYRPDHQDQRLTREAMERYLRDRSDMVIVILHAKVAQKSYGNEKRFFCPPPCIYLFGDGWRMRQEQMLREGESEQSAQLCAFIGIGNSDQDMQQLDLNNGKQYCAAKTLYISDSDKRKHFMLSVKMFYGSGHDIGVFHSKRIKVISKPSKKKQSLKNADLCIASGTKVALFNRLRSQTVSTRYLHVENGNFHASSTQWGAFTIHLLDDNESESEEFQVRDGYVHYGSTVKLVCSVTGMALPRLVIRKVDKQMASLEADDPVSQLHKCAFYMKDTDHMYLCLSQERIIQFQATPCPKEANKEMINDGACWTIISTDKAEYQFFEGMGPVRSPVTPVPLVHSLHLNGGGDVAMLELTGDNFTPNLQVWFGDVEAETMYRCQESMLCVVPDISLFRGEWLWVRQPTQVPVSLVRNDGIIYATGLTFTYTPEPGPRPHCPPADEIMRAPRAMHNQAASIPPAAMSADVPWNTHGQPPQSAL comes from the coding sequence ATGCCACACCAATTTGGACTGCCAACGATGGCACACGGTATGCAATCTCCGCCCTCGCCGACCTCGGTCATGTCCGTTTATCCCCGATTCGGCGGCTCCGGCATCTACAGGCCCGACCATCAGGATCAACGGCTGACCCGCGAGGCGATGGAACGTTACCTGCGCGACCGTAGCGACATGGTGATCGTGATTCTGCACGCCAAGGTCGCGCAAAAGTCGTACGGTAACGAGAAACGCTTCTTCTGCCCACCACCGTGCATCTACCTGTTCGGCGACGGGTGGAGGATGCGTCAGGAGCAAATGCTGCGCGAGGGCGAGAGCGAGCAGAGCGCTCAGCTGTGCGCTTTCATTGGCATCGGCAATTCGGATCAGGATATGCAGCAACTGGATCTGAACAACGGCAAGCAGTATTGCGCGGCGAAGACCCTCTACATCTCCGACTCGGACAAGCGCAAGCACTTTATGCTCTCTGTAAAGATGTTTTACGGCAGCGGCCACGACATCGGCGTCTTTCACAGCAAACGCATCAAGGTGATCTCAAAGCCCTCGAAGAAGAAACAGTCTCTGAAGAATGCGGATCTCTGTATCGCCAGTGGCACCAAAGTAGCCCTCTTCAATCGGCTGCGATCGCAGACGGTGAGCACACGCTACCTCCACGTGGAGAATGGCAATTTTCACGCGAGCTCCACGCAATGGGGCGCCTTCACCATCCATCTCCTCGACGACAACGAGAGCGAGTCCGAGGAGTTTCAGGTGCGGGACGGTTACGTCCACTACGGCAGTACCGTTAAACTGGTGTGCTCCGTCACGGGAATGGCACTACCACGATTGGTCATTCGCAAGGTCGATAAGCAGATGGCCAGTCTCGAGGCCGACGATCCCGTCTCGCAGTTGCACAAGTGCGCCTTTTACATGAAGGACACGGATCACATGTACCTCTGCCTCTCGCAGGAACGCATAATTCAATTCCAGGCTACGCCTTGCCCGAAGGAAGCGAACAAGGAGATGATCAACGACGGCGCCTGCTGGACCATCATCAGCACCGACAAGGCCGAGTATCAGTTCTTCGAGGGCATGGGTCCGGTACGGTCACCGGTCACCCCGGTACCCCTCGTCCACAGTCTACATCTCAACGGCGGCGGTGACGTGGCGATGCTCGAGCTGACGGGTGACAATTTCACGCCGAACCTGCAAGTCTGGTTCGGCGACGTCGAAGCCGAGACCATGTACAGATGTCAGGAGAGCATGCTCTGCGTCGTGCCGGACATTTCGCTCTTCCGCGGCGAGTGGCTCTGGGTACGTCAGCCGACGCAAGTGCCGGTCTCTCTCGTGCGCAACGACGGCATCATCTACGCGACCGGTCTCACTTTTACCTATACACCCGAGCCCGGTCCGCGTCCCCACTGTCCACCCGCCGACGAGATTATGCGAGCGCCGCGTGCCATGCACAATCAAGCGGCCAGCATACCACCCGCTGCCATGTCCGCGGACGTGCCCTGGAACACTCACGGTCAGCCACCGCAATCGGCTCTCTGA